In Camelina sativa cultivar DH55 chromosome 16, Cs, whole genome shotgun sequence, a single window of DNA contains:
- the LOC104753595 gene encoding putative F-box/LRR-repeat protein 21, whose amino-acid sequence MSSSFSTPLSISKRPLKKEEPRNWAELPSELMSSVLLRLSVAEILDNAQKVCRPWRQVCNDPFMWRKIDMTNHVNLDLPTICSRRHADDPSQGGLVEINTGTFITDVLLRYITADRNLRNYGKLMCRHAVDRSQGGLVEIYTGNFVDDDLLDYIAYRSRNLRILGLVMTCQMTSTGIVNAVAKLPLLETIEVSARLCLKLDLKAIGHACPQLKTLKINNRRYEPVGVRALRHLQNLSKRVNDYPFQMTFVDSD is encoded by the exons atgtcttcCTCCTTCTCCACGCCGTTGTCTATTTCCAAGCGTCCTCTGAAAAAAGAAGAGCCTAGAAACTGGGCGGAGCTTCCTTCGGAGTTGATGTCATCGGTCCTGCTCCGTCTAAGCGTGGCTGAGATACTGGACAACGCTCAGAAAGTGTGCAGACCGTGGCGACAGGTCTGTAATGACCCTTTCATGTGGCGTAAAATCGACATGACAAACCATGTAAATCTCGACTTACCTACCATTTGCAGTCGGCGTCACGCCGATGATCCCAGCCAGGGTGGTTTGGTCGAAATCAACACTGGGACCTTCATCACAGATGTTCTCCTCCGCTACATCACCGCCGATAG GAACCTAAGAAACTATGGAAAGCTCATGTGCCGTCACGCCGTTGATCGCAGCCAAGGTGGTTTGGTCGAAATCTACACTGGGAATTTCGTCGACGATGATCTCCTCGACTACATCGCCTATAG ATCAAGGAATCTGAGAATTCTTGGACTAGTAATGACCTGTCAAATGACAAGCACAGGAATTGTGAACGCAGTGGCAAAACTTCCATTGCTTGAAACCATTGAGGTCTCAGCACGCTTATGTTTAAAATTGGATTTGAAAGCTATAGGCCACGCTTGCCCACAGCTAAAGACATTGAAAATAAACAACAGACGTTACGAGCCCGTTGGCGTGCGCGCTCTACGCCACCTCCAGAATCTTAGTAAGAGAGTAAATGATTACCCATTTCAGATGACTTTTGTCGATTCTGATTGA
- the LOC104753596 gene encoding putative F-box protein At4g05475, producing the protein MAASFSSTLSTFVPPLMMKYEDEPRNWTDLPSELTSSILLRLGAIEILENAQKVCTSWRRICKHPSMWQKIDMRDLGNRGQHNLIFDVLCRQAVDLSQGGLLEIYIENFATDSLLNYIADRSSNLRSLGNGFRMHYTSISNKGNAIEKLPLLETLEVSHPTLKLNLKAIGHACPQLKTLKLNSSGSDFLGLDELNYGTFGIDCDDEYALAIAESMPELRHLQLLGDRLTASGLNAILDGCPHLEHLDLRKCFNINMVGDLEKQCLERVKEFRRPNDSTADYPFDVIFVNYDLYQHIEVFCDLSAYFD; encoded by the exons ATGGCAGCCTCCTTCTCCTCTACGTTGTCTACTTTCGTGCCTCCGCTGATGATGAAATACGAAGACGAGCCAAGAAACTGGACAGACCTTCCGTCGGAGTTGACGTCTTCGATCCTGCTCCGACTTGGTGCTATTGAGATACTTGAAAATGCTCAGAAGGTGTGTACATCGTGGCGACGCATCTGCAAACACCCTTCCATGTGGCAGAAGATTGATATGCGAGACCTGGGAAATCGCGGACAGCACAACTTAATATTTGATGTCTTGTGCCGTCAGGCTGTTGATCTCAGCCAAGGCGGCTTGCTGGAGATCTACATTGAGAACTTCGCCACCGATTCTCTCCTCAACTACATCGCTGACag ATCAAGCAATCTGAGAAGTCTTGGAAATGGATTTCGAATGCACTATACATCTATATCGAACAAAGGTAACGCAATCGAAAAACTTCCATTGCTTGAAACCCTAGAGGTCTCACACCCAACGCTTAAACTGAATTTGAAAGCAATAGGCCACGCTTGCCCACAACTAAAGACATTGAAGCTAAACTCCTCAGGGTCAGATTTTCTTGGGTTAGATGAGTTAAATTACGGGACCTTTGGCATCGACTGTGATGATGAGTATGCACTAGCAATCGCTGAAAGCATGCCTGAACTACGCCACCTCCAGCTTCTTGGGGACAGATTAACTGCTAGTGGCTTGAACGCCATTCTTGATGGTTGTCCTCACTTGGAACACCTTGATCTACGAAAGTGTTTCAACATTAACATGGTCGGAGATCTTGAGAAGCAATGTTTGGAGAGGGTAAAAGAGTTCAGACGCCCGAATGACTCAACCGCTGATTACCCTTTTGATGTCATTTTTGTCAATTATGATTTATATCAACACATCGAGGTCTTCTGCGACTTATCTGCCTATTTTGACTAG
- the LOC104750389 gene encoding protein OPI10 homolog, translating to MFGVVFPNRSFPIDISTFTQIDTFHWVLDMNHFVGEAYDQISDMCIFLLNNFNLPPDKALAVYVQSPGSAFVFCGAVTLARPSAVLSLQWPEPGSAAQMQLTAGDSSSLSAKIGVSVEDAAALSSMDVVAERRIERLAMKVGENLFNFMQSFCGVDGSKLVVPMDILDRWFKKFQEKAKRDPGFLKTFAL from the exons atgttCGGCGTCGTCTTCCCCAATCGAAGTTTCCCAATCGACATCTCAACCTTCACTCAAATCGATACTTTCCATTGGGTTCTCGACATGAACCACTTCGTCG GTGAAGCATACGATCAAATCTCAGATATGTGTATCTTCTTGTTAAACAACTTCAATCTCCCACCAGATAAAGCTTTAGCTGTATACGTTCAATCCCCTGGATCAGCTTTTGTGTTCTGTGGTGCTGTGACTTTAGCTAGACCTTCTGCTGTTTTGTCACTTCAATGGCCTGAACCTGGTAGTGCTGCTCAGATGCAGCTCACGGCGGGTGATTCGAGTTCTTTATCGGCCAAGATCGGTGTTTCGGTTGAGGATGCGGCGGCGTTGAGTTCTATGGATGTTGTGGCGGAGAGGAGGATTGAGAGATTGGCTATGAAAGTTGGGGAGAATTTGTTTAACTTTATGCAGTCTTTTTGTGGTGTTGATGGAAGTAAATTGGTTGTTCCTATGGATATTTTGGATCGTTGGTTTAAGAAGTTTCAGGAGAAAGCTAAACGTGATCCTGGTTTCCTCAAAACCTTTGCTTTGTAA
- the LOC104750391 gene encoding uncharacterized protein LOC104750391, which yields MTSRREDQASSSYPPPPLTSSRIYIGTQAREILATRDIKGITNLITTLCYGKETEQSSSSPKLLYEIFKHHFPNILAVKLLQIYRFGADTTTPKIRSFSLFLLDSLLMDLDDSRVGLKTESLNDIKTHLNACLYEREASDEDFKLLSRIVSRVAVDVFIGSNPWEELCIYILSLDGNKKALLMFSDLPMLLDDEFLMPLLDNGLGLKIVNVLLMNQDCDDDEEWCLALEAAFGLILQLVTVKRESLVWDLVYAILKSVWEMVNVKRREIVVRKSFVRVARIVGREALRFCEAEYEVVSRLGFMIQRMSGVSDVTLMMVTMIHEVLERVSL from the exons ATGACTTCTCGTCGTGAAGACCAAGCTTCTTCCTCAtacccaccaccaccactcacCTCATCTCGTATCTACATTGGAACCCAAGCAAGAGAGATCCTCGCAACACGTGACATCAAAGGAATCACAAACCTCATCACTACCCTCTGTTACggtaaagaaacagagcaatcaTCTTCATCTCCGAAGCTTCTCTACGAAATCTTCAAGCACCATTTCCCAAACATCTTAGCCGTGAAGCTCCTCCAAATCTACAGGTTCGGTGCCGATACAACAACCCCAAAGATTCGATCTTTCTCACTCTTTCTCCTCGATTCACTTCTCATGGATCTCGACGACTCAAGGGTCGGTTTGAAAACAGAGTCTTTGAATGACATCAAAACCCATTTGAATGCTTGTCTTTACGAGCGAGAAGCTTCGGATGAAGACTTCAAACTCCTCTCAAGAATCGTATCTCGTGTCGCTGTTGATGTTTTCATAGGAAGCAACCCTTGGGAAGAGCTCTGTATTTACATTCTCTCGCTTGACGGGAATAAAAAAGCTCTTTTGATGTTCAGTGATTTGCCAATGCTTCTTGATGATGAGTTCTTGATGCCGTTGTTGGACAATGGTCTTGGTTTAAAGATCGTTAACGTGTTGTTGATGAATCAAGATtgcgatgatgatgaggagtgGTGTTTAGCTTTGGAAGCTGCGTTTGGTTTGATTCTTCAGCTTGTGACTGTGAAGAGGGAGAGtttggtttgggatttggtttaCGCGATTTTGAAATCGGTTTGGGAGATGGTTAAcgtgaagagaagagagatcgTTGTGCGTAAAAGTTTCGTTAGGGTTGCAAGGATAGTGGGAAGAGAAGCTTTGAGGTTCTGTGAGGCTGAGTATGAAGTTGTGTCACGTTTAGGTTTTATGATACAGAGGATGAGTGGAGTTAGTGATGTTACGTTGATGATGGTGACTATGATTCATGAAGTTCTTGAGAGG GTTTCTTTGTGA